In Candidatus Pantoea floridensis, the genomic window TTACGTCACCGCATTGGAGCACGGCCTGCCACCAACCGCAGGTTTGGGTATTGGTATTGACCGTATGGTGATGCTGTTTACCAACAGCCACACCATCCGCGACGTGATCCTGTTCCCGGCACTGCGTCCAACCGGCAAGTAATCCTCTCCGATATCTCGTAGGGTCGCCATTCATGGCGACCTTTTTTTATTCCAGCGGCATAAAACAAAATTCCTGATGACAACCCGGCACGCTCTGTGCAGGATGGTTTTTTTCATTTTCAGGGAAACACCATGAGTGCAAAAGCGGCAACGTTAGAGGGCCGGATTCGTCAGCACTGGGATCAGCTCTCCAGCCACGAACAGCGCTTAGCCGACGTGCTTCTCGCCGCGCCCGGGCAGTTAGCCATGAACACCGCCACTGAACTGGCGCACAGCGCAGGCGTCTCGAAAGCCACCACCACACGTTTCTTTCGCCATCTCGGCTATGAGAGTTATGAAGCCGCACGCCGTCAGGCGCGCGAGATGCAGAGCAGCGGTTCGCCGCTTTATCTGCAACCGGCACCCAGCGCATCGCCACTGGCCAGCATCATGCAGCAGCACCTGGAAAAAGAGATCGCCAACCTGGTCAACAGCTATCGCACGCTGGATAGCGAACAGCTGCAGCAGGCGGTGACGGCTATCAGCCAGGCACGCCGTGTGGTGGTGATGGGCTGGCGCCACAGCCAAACCATTGCGCATTTGATCTATCGCGATCTGATTCATATCCATTCTGATGTACGCCTGCTGCCGCGTCCGGGCGATTCGCTGGCGGAACATATGGCGGCGCTGACGGCGCAAGACGTGGTAATTTGCGTCGGACTGCGCCGCCGTATGCCGGCGCTGGAAACGGCCATGAATGCATTAGCCGAGCGCAATGTGCCCATGCTGTATATCGCCGACGTGCTCTCCGGCAAACCGGCGCGCCACGCGCAATGGGTGATTCGCTGCCATACCGATAGCAGCCTGATCTTCGATAGCACCGCCGCGCTCTCTGGTGTGTGTAATCTGCTCTGCTCACTGGTGGCCCGACAAATGGGTAAAGCCAGTAACGATCATCTCGCGCAAATTGAAGCGCTGCACCAATCCCTCGATGAACTAGAATAGTGCGCCGTGCTGGCGCACTGCGCGCCAGAAATCTCACCAAAGCAGTGCAATCCTGCCAACTCTCTCTCCAGCAACAGCCGCCGTCCCGCTCGCCTGTGAAACCAAAGAAATTAAAAATAAAAAAAAGAAACAGTTGTTTCCAATTGATTTTACTAGCTAAAGATTGACCTGGCGTGATGCCCTCTGCGCAGTGGTGAAAAAACTGGCACAAAACATGCTCAGTAGAAAAAGACATTTCACCAACACCAGGGAAACACCATAATGAAAAAAACAGCACTGCTGATCGCCGCACTTCTTTCCGTTGGCACCGTGGCGCAGGCGCAAGCCGACACGCTGTCCGACATCAAAAGCAGCGGCAAAATCACCGTCGGTATCGATCCAACCTTTCCGCCATACGAATACACCGACGACAAAGGCGAGATCACCGGTTACAGCGTGGCGATCATGCAATCCTTCGCAAAAGATCTCGGCGTGAAACTCGAGTTTCAGAAAACCGCCTTCAGCGGCATTCTGCCGGGCCTGATCTCTGGCTCCTTCAATGCTGAAGGCTCCTCTCTCAACGTTACCGCTGAACGCGCGAAGAAAGTGTTGTTCACCGTGCCGTACAGCAAAACCGTTAACGGCGTGCTGGTGCGCGAAGCAGAGGCGAAAACCTTCAGCGGTAAAACCCTGAGTCCGGAAAGTTTGTCTGGCCTGCGCGGCGCAGTGAAAACCGCCAGCGTGCCCGAACAGCTGCTCAAGGGTTTCAACGAGCAGCTGAAGAAAGAGGGTAAAAAACCCATCGTCATTATCAACGTGGATTCGCTGGACCAAACCGTCAGCACGCTGATGACCAAACGCGCCGATTTCGTCTATGACGACATCTCAGTACTGGCGCCGGTAGCGAAAAAATACGCCGGTAAAGTGGCACAGGTGGGCGAAGTTGGTCCGTCACAGTGGATGGGTTGGGCGACGCGTAAAGAAGATGGCAGCCTGAACAAAGCCATTAGCGATCATATTCTGGCGATGCAGAA contains:
- a CDS encoding MurR/RpiR family transcriptional regulator, which gives rise to MSAKAATLEGRIRQHWDQLSSHEQRLADVLLAAPGQLAMNTATELAHSAGVSKATTTRFFRHLGYESYEAARRQAREMQSSGSPLYLQPAPSASPLASIMQQHLEKEIANLVNSYRTLDSEQLQQAVTAISQARRVVVMGWRHSQTIAHLIYRDLIHIHSDVRLLPRPGDSLAEHMAALTAQDVVICVGLRRRMPALETAMNALAERNVPMLYIADVLSGKPARHAQWVIRCHTDSSLIFDSTAALSGVCNLLCSLVARQMGKASNDHLAQIEALHQSLDELE
- a CDS encoding transporter substrate-binding domain-containing protein, producing MKKTALLIAALLSVGTVAQAQADTLSDIKSSGKITVGIDPTFPPYEYTDDKGEITGYSVAIMQSFAKDLGVKLEFQKTAFSGILPGLISGSFNAEGSSLNVTAERAKKVLFTVPYSKTVNGVLVREAEAKTFSGKTLSPESLSGLRGAVKTASVPEQLLKGFNEQLKKEGKKPIVIINVDSLDQTVSTLMTKRADFVYDDISVLAPVAKKYAGKVAQVGEVGPSQWMGWATRKEDGSLNKAISDHILAMQKDGELTKLQQQYLGTTFTVPASDFIPQE